In Streptomyces sp. NBC_01551, one DNA window encodes the following:
- a CDS encoding DUF485 domain-containing protein gives MDKHEGRDAGTIRLDDPWYDALAVGWGEGEDTAPPRPAPGGRPAPGASDIYLEVQRSAAFQEVRSRYRRFVVPATVGFFLWYVAYVIAATAAPGLMARPVVGAVNVALLAGLGQFLSTFLLTWAYARHARLRRDRAALDLRWTVFEQERGQERARSRGVGR, from the coding sequence GTGGACAAGCACGAAGGTCGTGATGCCGGAACGATCCGGCTGGACGACCCCTGGTACGACGCGCTGGCCGTCGGCTGGGGCGAGGGCGAGGACACGGCCCCGCCGCGTCCGGCCCCCGGTGGCCGCCCCGCGCCCGGCGCATCCGACATCTACCTCGAAGTGCAGCGCAGCGCCGCCTTCCAGGAGGTCCGCAGCCGATACCGCAGGTTCGTCGTCCCCGCGACCGTCGGCTTCTTCCTCTGGTACGTCGCCTACGTGATCGCCGCGACGGCGGCGCCCGGGCTGATGGCCCGGCCCGTGGTCGGGGCGGTCAACGTGGCCCTGCTGGCGGGACTCGGGCAGTTCCTCAGCACCTTCCTGCTGACCTGGGCCTACGCCCGCCACGCGCGACTGCGCCGGGACCGGGCGGCGCTGGACCTGCGCTGGACGGTGTTCGAGCAGGAGCGAGGCCAGGAGCGGGCCCGCAGCCGGGGGGTCGGCCGGTGA